The following proteins come from a genomic window of Nostoc sp. TCL26-01:
- a CDS encoding helix-hairpin-helix domain-containing protein yields MMKSRYICLAVAACVIVSLSSCTGGTPTAENSPPATVNSTTQTTEAVNHSSHGSKAKININDAILSELDKFEAKLGVPALSNKIQANRPYGSPEDLVTKKVITQEQFDQIKDMVTVQEVVLTGEAKDVDYMTKMGLMKGHMLVAKELLDQNQPKQAEPHIGHPVEEIYVDVEEQLNERKVKEFKTTLVSLQDLVKSQPKDAKVKTNFTASVQAIDGAIAALPEAQRTKPGFILQVVNGLLDAANSEYGAAIANGKIAAAIEYQDSRGFVVYTNELYQGIAAQVAQANPEAHKAIETSLAELIKVWPAAIPPAKPVKTPDEVTKLVKTIELNSQKVIDQSSTQAQK; encoded by the coding sequence ATGATGAAATCTCGTTACATCTGTTTGGCTGTGGCTGCTTGTGTCATTGTTTCTCTCAGTTCCTGCACTGGTGGAACACCAACAGCAGAAAATTCGCCACCAGCTACTGTCAACTCTACAACTCAGACAACCGAGGCTGTGAATCATAGTAGTCATGGTAGTAAAGCCAAAATTAATATCAATGATGCTATCTTGTCGGAGTTGGATAAGTTTGAAGCCAAATTAGGTGTACCAGCTTTATCAAACAAAATTCAAGCTAATCGCCCTTACGGTAGCCCAGAAGATTTAGTCACTAAGAAGGTAATCACTCAAGAGCAGTTTGACCAGATTAAAGACATGGTAACTGTGCAAGAGGTGGTGTTAACGGGTGAGGCTAAGGACGTTGACTATATGACCAAAATGGGGTTAATGAAAGGTCATATGTTAGTTGCAAAAGAACTGCTTGATCAAAATCAGCCAAAACAAGCCGAACCCCATATAGGACACCCGGTAGAAGAGATTTATGTGGATGTCGAAGAACAACTTAATGAACGTAAAGTTAAGGAATTTAAGACTACTTTGGTGAGTTTGCAAGATTTGGTCAAATCTCAGCCCAAAGATGCGAAAGTCAAGACTAATTTTACTGCTTCCGTGCAGGCAATTGATGGTGCGATCGCTGCCTTACCAGAAGCCCAACGTACCAAACCGGGATTTATCTTGCAAGTGGTTAACGGCTTGTTGGATGCAGCTAACTCCGAGTATGGAGCAGCGATCGCTAATGGTAAAATAGCTGCGGCAATTGAATATCAGGACTCTCGTGGTTTTGTCGTCTACACCAACGAATTGTATCAAGGGATTGCGGCACAGGTAGCCCAAGCGAATCCAGAAGCCCACAAAGCTATTGAAACTAGTCTAGCTGAACTCATCAAAGTCTGGCCAGCCGCTATCCCACCAGCAAAACCTGTGAAAACACCTGATGAAGTCACCAAGTTAGTCAAAACTATTGAGCTAAACTCGCAAAAGGTGATTGATCAATCCAGCACACAAGCACAAAAATAG
- the aspS gene encoding aspartate--tRNA ligase — MRTHYCGELRKENIGETVTLYGWVDRRRDHGGVIFLDLRDRSGTVQIVSDPQRTPNSYEQANALRNEYVVEITGRVTQRPEESLNTRIPTGEIEIYADKIALLNGVRKQLPFQVSSADTESVREDLRLKYRYLDLRRDRMARNMQLRHQVVKSMRRYLEDVEGFMEIETPILTRSTPEGARDYVLPSRVNPGEWFALPQSPQLFKQILMVSGMDRYYQIARCFRDEDLRADRQPEFTQLDMEMSFMSQEEIIELNEKLVCHIFKTVKGIELHRPFPRLTYAEGMERYGSDKPDTRYGLELVNVSDVMKDSGFKVFREAVANGGIVKILPIPNGNEQISNVRIKPGGDLFKEASEAGAKGLAFIRVREDGEIDTIGAIKDNLTDAQKQEILQRTDAKPGHLLLFGAGDAVTVNKTLDRLRQAIAKEFGLIDPDKINLLWIVDFPMFEWNADEKRLEALHHPFTAPHPDDLHDLKTARAQAYDLVFNGFEVGGGSLRIYQRDIQEQVFENIGLSPEEAQNKFGFLLEAFEYGTPPHGGIAYGVDRLVMLLAEEESIRDVIAFPKTQQARCLLTDAPSSVDVKQLKELQVTSTYKPKPS, encoded by the coding sequence ATGCGAACTCACTATTGCGGCGAACTCCGAAAAGAGAATATTGGAGAAACTGTTACCTTATATGGATGGGTAGACCGTCGCCGCGATCATGGGGGCGTGATATTCTTAGATTTGCGCGATCGCTCTGGCACTGTCCAAATTGTCAGCGATCCTCAACGCACCCCAAATTCTTACGAGCAAGCTAATGCTCTGCGTAATGAATACGTCGTCGAAATTACTGGTAGGGTAACACAACGTCCAGAAGAATCTCTGAATACGCGCATCCCCACAGGCGAGATAGAAATCTATGCCGATAAAATTGCTTTGCTGAACGGTGTCCGCAAACAGTTACCGTTCCAAGTGTCCAGTGCCGATACGGAGTCAGTGCGGGAAGACTTGCGGCTAAAATATCGTTACCTGGACTTGCGACGCGATCGCATGGCGCGTAATATGCAGCTACGTCATCAAGTCGTCAAATCAATGCGGCGCTACTTGGAGGATGTAGAAGGTTTTATGGAAATTGAAACCCCCATCCTGACTCGTTCTACCCCAGAAGGCGCACGGGACTATGTTTTACCCAGTCGCGTCAACCCTGGTGAGTGGTTTGCCTTACCCCAATCTCCCCAGTTATTTAAACAGATACTCATGGTATCGGGGATGGATAGATACTACCAAATTGCTCGCTGCTTTCGTGACGAAGATTTACGCGCTGACAGACAACCAGAATTTACGCAGTTGGACATGGAAATGAGTTTCATGTCTCAAGAAGAAATTATCGAACTGAACGAAAAGTTAGTTTGTCATATCTTCAAAACTGTGAAGGGAATTGAGTTACATCGTCCATTCCCCCGTCTTACCTATGCCGAAGGGATGGAACGGTATGGTAGCGATAAACCAGATACTCGTTATGGGTTGGAATTGGTTAACGTTTCCGACGTGATGAAAGACTCTGGTTTTAAAGTCTTTCGGGAGGCTGTAGCTAATGGGGGGATTGTGAAAATTCTGCCCATTCCCAACGGTAATGAACAAATTTCTAATGTTCGCATCAAGCCAGGTGGTGATTTATTTAAAGAAGCTAGCGAAGCTGGTGCGAAAGGTTTAGCTTTCATCCGGGTGCGAGAGGATGGAGAAATTGACACCATCGGAGCGATTAAAGATAACTTGACAGATGCCCAAAAGCAAGAAATCTTGCAGCGCACAGATGCCAAACCAGGACATTTGTTATTGTTTGGGGCTGGTGATGCGGTGACTGTGAATAAAACTTTAGATAGATTACGACAGGCGATCGCTAAAGAGTTTGGTTTAATTGATCCAGATAAAATTAACTTACTCTGGATTGTGGATTTCCCCATGTTTGAGTGGAATGCTGACGAAAAGCGGCTAGAAGCACTCCACCATCCCTTCACCGCACCACACCCAGATGATTTGCATGACTTAAAAACTGCCCGCGCCCAAGCCTACGACTTAGTATTCAACGGCTTTGAAGTTGGTGGTGGTAGTCTGCGGATTTATCAACGGGACATTCAAGAACAGGTGTTTGAAAACATCGGTTTATCTCCGGAAGAAGCACAAAATAAATTTGGCTTTTTACTAGAAGCGTTTGAATATGGTACACCGCCTCATGGTGGCATTGCCTACGGTGTAGATCGTTTGGTAATGTTACTAGCTGAGGAAGAATCTATTCGAGATGTCATCGCTTTTCCGAAGACACAACAAGCACGTTGTCTATTAACAGATGCACCTTCTAGTGTAGATGTCAAGCAGTTGAAAGAATTACAGGTGACTTCGACTTACAAACCCAAGCCATCTTAA
- the cobW gene encoding cobalamin biosynthesis protein CobW: MATKIPVTVITGFLGSGKTSLIRHLLQNNQGRRIAVLVNEFGELGIDGELLKSCQVCPEDETEGSNIFELTNGCLCCTVQEEFYPTMQQLLKRRDRIDCIVIETSGLALPKPLVKAFRWQEIRNAATVDAVVTVVDCAAVASGTFASDLEAIASQRQADDSLEHETPLQELFEDQLACADLVVLSKTDLIDEKTKSQVEELVKQELPRVVKIVESDRGQLDPSILLGLQAAVEDNLDSRPSHHDTEEDHDHDEDIISTHLILDQAFDPEQLQQKLQAIANQQEIYRIKGFVSVPNKPMRLVMQGVGTRFDQFYDRLWQPAEARQTRLVFIGRDLDANEIKSQLLGESTVIFHGE; encoded by the coding sequence ATGGCAACCAAGATTCCTGTTACAGTAATTACCGGCTTTTTAGGTAGTGGTAAAACTAGCCTAATTCGCCATCTCTTGCAAAACAACCAAGGTCGTCGCATTGCTGTGTTAGTCAACGAATTTGGCGAACTGGGTATTGATGGCGAGTTGTTGAAATCCTGCCAAGTTTGCCCAGAGGATGAAACTGAGGGGAGTAATATTTTTGAACTGACTAACGGCTGTTTATGCTGTACCGTCCAAGAGGAGTTTTACCCGACGATGCAACAGCTACTCAAACGGCGCGATCGCATTGACTGTATTGTCATTGAAACTTCTGGTTTAGCTTTACCCAAACCATTGGTCAAGGCTTTTCGTTGGCAAGAAATTCGCAATGCTGCCACAGTAGATGCAGTGGTGACAGTGGTAGATTGTGCGGCTGTTGCATCGGGGACATTTGCCAGTGATTTAGAGGCGATCGCTTCCCAACGCCAAGCTGATGATAGTCTAGAACATGAAACACCATTACAAGAATTGTTTGAAGATCAACTAGCTTGTGCCGATTTGGTGGTGTTGAGTAAAACTGATTTGATAGACGAGAAAACGAAATCACAAGTTGAAGAATTAGTCAAGCAAGAATTGCCCAGAGTGGTGAAAATTGTCGAGAGCGATCGCGGTCAACTCGATCCATCTATATTATTAGGATTACAAGCTGCCGTTGAAGATAATTTAGATAGTCGTCCCAGCCATCACGACACAGAAGAAGACCACGATCACGATGAAGATATTATTTCTACCCATCTGATTTTAGACCAGGCCTTCGACCCAGAACAATTACAACAAAAGTTGCAAGCGATCGCCAACCAACAAGAAATTTACAGAATTAAAGGCTTTGTTTCTGTACCAAATAAACCGATGCGTCTAGTTATGCAAGGTGTAGGAACCCGATTTGATCAATTTTATGATCGCCTTTGGCAACCAGCAGAAGCAAGACAAACCCGCTTAGTCTTCATCGGTCGTGATTTAGATGCAAACGAGATCAAATCTCAGTTGCTAGGAGAGTCAACGGTCATTTTTCACGGAGAATAA
- a CDS encoding FTR1 family protein, with protein MNFSTALPTFVITLREGVEAALVVGIVLALLKKAKQSRLNSWVYAGVGVGIIVSALIGVLFSWIIKVVGAANPQYTTTVEPMLEGIFSVLAIAMLSWMLIWMTQQAKFMKAQVEGAVTEALSQNVRAGWGVFSLVLVAVLREGFETVLFIAANFQQGFVPTIGALGGLATAVAIGVLLFKLGVKINIRQFFQVMGVFLVLIVAGLVVSTLTHFDDAIANLALSSRASESLCFYYERFTKIHSCILGPLVWNTQKILPDEQFPGIVLKSLFGYREHLYLIQALGYLIFLLTVGGLYFRSLNSGAMKSSKNLSVAKR; from the coding sequence ATGAACTTTAGTACTGCTCTACCTACTTTTGTTATTACACTCCGAGAAGGAGTAGAAGCTGCTTTAGTGGTGGGAATTGTGTTGGCTTTATTAAAAAAAGCTAAACAATCCCGCCTCAACTCTTGGGTATATGCTGGTGTCGGCGTGGGAATTATCGTCAGCGCTTTGATTGGCGTGCTGTTTAGTTGGATAATTAAAGTTGTGGGTGCAGCCAATCCCCAGTACACAACCACAGTAGAGCCGATGCTAGAAGGCATATTTAGTGTACTAGCGATCGCTATGCTCAGTTGGATGTTAATTTGGATGACTCAGCAAGCCAAATTCATGAAAGCGCAAGTAGAAGGCGCTGTTACTGAAGCATTATCACAAAATGTTCGTGCTGGTTGGGGTGTTTTTAGTTTAGTTTTGGTGGCTGTTCTGCGTGAAGGCTTTGAGACGGTTTTATTCATCGCCGCCAATTTCCAACAGGGATTTGTCCCCACCATAGGCGCGCTTGGAGGGTTGGCAACTGCCGTGGCGATCGGTGTACTCTTATTTAAGTTGGGAGTAAAAATTAATATCCGCCAATTCTTTCAAGTCATGGGGGTTTTCTTAGTACTCATCGTTGCGGGTTTAGTTGTTTCTACTTTGACACATTTTGATGATGCGATCGCTAATTTAGCTCTGAGTAGTCGTGCTTCTGAAAGTCTTTGTTTCTATTACGAACGTTTCACAAAAATTCACTCTTGCATCTTGGGTCCGCTAGTCTGGAATACTCAGAAAATATTGCCAGATGAACAGTTTCCTGGTATTGTTCTCAAATCTTTATTTGGCTATAGAGAACATCTCTATCTCATCCAAGCATTAGGATATCTGATATTTTTACTCACCGTTGGTGGTTTATATTTCCGCAGTTTAAATAGTGGGGCCATGAAATCTAGTAAAAATTTATCAGTTGCTAAACGATGA
- a CDS encoding TauD/TfdA family dioxygenase produces MSNKHIEVKPVAGFIGAEISGIDLSRPLHDEAVAEIRQAWLKWKVIFFRGQNIDHAAQIAFTSRFGEVTYAHPHEDEPIEGFAQILPIDRSRYERRNGLRRSSYESRWHTDVTAVVNPPAGSILRAVNVPSIGGDTQWTNLVAAYEGLSEPLRKLADELKAEHRFNARLRIPSNSKLAQRIAANPLVSIHPVVRVHPETGERALFVNPGFTSHILDVSPQESELLLELFFNQITKPAYTTRFRWHNGDIAFWDNRATSHLAPQDLDHIEVERVLYRTTITGDVPVGPDGFRSQIVEGEPLTSELPTVLKQKTEKVLAEPALN; encoded by the coding sequence ATGAGCAACAAGCATATTGAAGTCAAACCCGTAGCTGGTTTCATCGGTGCAGAGATCAGTGGCATAGACTTGTCACGTCCTCTGCACGATGAAGCAGTTGCGGAAATTCGTCAAGCATGGTTAAAGTGGAAAGTCATTTTCTTTCGTGGTCAGAATATTGACCATGCTGCCCAGATTGCGTTCACATCTCGTTTTGGTGAAGTAACCTATGCACATCCCCACGAAGATGAGCCAATCGAAGGCTTTGCACAAATACTACCAATTGACCGCAGTCGCTACGAACGCCGTAATGGTTTGCGCCGTTCCAGCTACGAAAGCCGTTGGCATACTGATGTGACAGCAGTTGTTAACCCACCGGCGGGGTCTATTTTGCGGGCGGTGAATGTCCCCAGCATTGGTGGTGATACACAGTGGACTAATCTAGTTGCAGCCTATGAGGGTCTATCAGAACCTCTACGGAAACTAGCAGATGAATTAAAAGCAGAACATCGGTTCAATGCTCGTTTACGAATTCCCAGTAATAGCAAACTCGCTCAACGAATTGCTGCTAACCCACTGGTGTCAATTCACCCAGTCGTGCGGGTTCATCCAGAAACAGGTGAACGTGCATTGTTTGTCAATCCTGGTTTCACATCTCACATTCTGGATGTGTCACCACAAGAAAGCGAGCTGCTGCTAGAGTTGTTCTTCAACCAAATCACTAAGCCAGCCTATACTACCCGTTTCCGTTGGCACAATGGTGATATCGCATTCTGGGATAACCGCGCCACCTCACATTTAGCTCCCCAGGATTTAGATCATATAGAAGTTGAGCGCGTACTCTATCGCACCACCATCACTGGCGATGTTCCAGTTGGGCCTGATGGTTTCCGTTCGCAAATAGTTGAAGGTGAGCCGTTAACCAGTGAATTACCAACTGTCCTCAAGCAGAAAACTGAGAAGGTGTTAGCAGAACCAGCACTAAATTGA
- a CDS encoding bile acid:sodium symporter family protein, with product MEASFLSAVVLPIALAIIMLGMGLSLVPEDFQRVKKYPKAVSIGLISQLVFLPMIGFVIAKVVPMQPAIAMGLMIVALCPGGVSSNIITFLAKGDVALSVTLTAFSSVITVFTIPVLGNLAYQHFIGQTAAIALPIGATIVQIFLMTLLPIGLGMGVRQIFPEMARRLEKVTSSLAVALLAAIILVLIIREWNRIPGFILQVGVGVVLLNTISMLVGFYVSKLFNLNSPQQICIAIEVGIQNGTLAIAITAGLLNNPEMAIPAAIYSLFMNVTGLIAISYGRKLAATKSLQQPLESKV from the coding sequence ATGGAAGCAAGCTTTTTGAGTGCGGTTGTTTTACCTATAGCCTTGGCTATCATTATGCTAGGAATGGGTTTATCTCTTGTACCAGAAGATTTCCAACGTGTCAAAAAGTATCCCAAAGCTGTCTCAATTGGCTTGATCAGTCAGTTAGTTTTTTTACCTATGATTGGTTTTGTCATTGCTAAAGTTGTACCTATGCAACCTGCGATCGCTATGGGGTTAATGATCGTCGCACTGTGTCCAGGTGGGGTATCTTCAAATATAATTACATTCCTTGCTAAAGGTGATGTTGCACTCTCAGTCACGCTAACAGCTTTTAGCAGTGTGATTACAGTATTTACTATTCCGGTGTTGGGAAACCTAGCATACCAGCACTTCATTGGACAAACTGCGGCGATCGCTCTACCCATTGGTGCTACAATAGTGCAAATTTTTCTGATGACGCTTCTGCCTATAGGGTTAGGAATGGGGGTGCGGCAGATATTTCCAGAAATGGCCCGTCGTCTGGAAAAAGTGACTAGCAGCCTAGCAGTTGCTTTACTAGCAGCAATTATTCTCGTGCTGATTATTCGTGAGTGGAACCGTATCCCTGGCTTTATTCTCCAAGTTGGAGTTGGCGTGGTGCTGTTGAATACTATCTCAATGTTGGTGGGGTTTTATGTGAGCAAGTTATTTAACCTCAATTCTCCCCAGCAAATCTGCATTGCGATTGAGGTGGGGATTCAAAATGGCACACTAGCGATCGCAATTACCGCCGGATTACTCAACAATCCTGAGATGGCAATACCAGCCGCAATTTACAGTTTATTTATGAATGTGACAGGATTGATTGCTATTAGCTACGGGAGAAAGTTGGCTGCTACCAAATCGCTTCAGCAACCTTTAGAGAGTAAGGTTTAG
- a CDS encoding bacterioferritin, producing MQELDHKKTIDILNAIMEFELAGVVRYTHYSLMVTGPNRIPIVAFFKAQASESLLHAQQVGEILTGLDGHPTLRITPMEETYKHSVKDILAESLSHEKKALEMYKTLLDTVTNASIYLEEFARSMIGQEELHNLELKKMLRDFS from the coding sequence ATGCAAGAGCTTGACCACAAAAAAACGATAGACATTCTCAACGCCATCATGGAGTTTGAACTCGCCGGGGTAGTGCGCTACACACATTATTCCCTGATGGTGACTGGCCCTAACCGTATTCCCATTGTGGCTTTTTTCAAAGCCCAAGCCAGTGAATCTCTACTCCATGCTCAACAAGTAGGAGAAATCCTGACAGGTTTAGATGGACATCCTACCCTAAGAATCACACCAATGGAGGAAACTTATAAGCATTCTGTCAAGGATATTTTGGCAGAAAGCTTGTCTCATGAAAAGAAAGCATTGGAAATGTATAAAACTTTGTTAGATACTGTAACCAATGCCAGTATTTATCTTGAAGAATTCGCTCGGAGCATGATTGGACAAGAAGAACTACACAATCTTGAACTGAAAAAAATGCTGCGCGATTTCAGTTAA
- the purB gene encoding adenylosuccinate lyase: protein MIERYTLPEMGNLWTEAYKFKTWLQVEIAVCEAQAELGYIPSDAVEEIKAKADFDPQRVLEIEAEVRHDVIAFLTNVNEYVGDAGRYIHLGLTSSDVLDTALALQLVASLDVLAQRLEDLIQVIRQKAREHRYTVMIGRSHGIHAEPITFGFKLAGWLAEVLRHQQRLQILRETIAVGKISGAVGTYANIEPRVEAIACAKLGLKPDTASTQVISRDIHADFVQQLALIAASIERFAVEIRNLQKTDVLEVEEFFSKGQKGSSAMPHKRNPIRSERLTGMARLIRSHAGAALEDVALWHERDISHSSVERVVLPDACILTHFMLKEVTDLVKNLLVYPENMARNLNCYGGVVFSQKVLLALIDKGLNREEAYAIVQQNAHAAWNKPEGNFHDLISQDARVTQKLSPAELAVCFDPQQHLKHLEQIYHRLDI, encoded by the coding sequence TTGATTGAGCGTTATACTTTGCCCGAAATGGGCAACCTGTGGACTGAGGCTTATAAGTTCAAAACCTGGCTCCAGGTAGAAATTGCAGTTTGTGAAGCCCAAGCGGAACTGGGTTATATTCCCTCTGATGCTGTTGAGGAAATTAAAGCTAAAGCAGATTTTGATCCGCAGCGAGTCTTAGAGATAGAAGCGGAAGTCCGCCACGATGTCATTGCCTTTTTGACCAATGTCAATGAGTATGTAGGTGATGCTGGACGTTATATTCACCTGGGCTTGACTAGTTCGGATGTCCTTGATACAGCGTTGGCACTACAATTAGTTGCTAGTTTGGATGTCTTGGCGCAACGCCTGGAAGATTTGATTCAGGTAATTCGCCAGAAGGCACGAGAACACCGTTATACAGTAATGATTGGGCGATCGCACGGTATTCACGCCGAACCAATCACTTTTGGCTTTAAACTGGCTGGTTGGTTGGCAGAAGTACTAAGACACCAACAACGGCTGCAAATTCTCCGGGAAACTATTGCTGTCGGCAAGATTTCTGGGGCTGTGGGAACCTATGCTAATATTGAACCCCGCGTTGAAGCGATCGCTTGTGCAAAACTCGGACTTAAACCCGATACAGCTTCTACACAAGTGATTTCCCGCGATATCCATGCTGATTTTGTCCAACAATTAGCCCTCATCGCCGCTTCTATTGAACGCTTTGCTGTGGAAATTCGCAATCTCCAAAAAACAGACGTTCTGGAAGTTGAGGAATTTTTCTCTAAGGGGCAAAAAGGCTCTAGTGCCATGCCTCACAAGCGTAACCCCATCCGTTCCGAACGGCTGACAGGTATGGCGCGACTAATTAGAAGTCACGCTGGTGCGGCCTTAGAAGATGTGGCTTTGTGGCATGAACGAGATATTTCTCACAGTTCTGTGGAACGGGTGGTTTTACCAGATGCTTGTATTTTGACGCATTTTATGCTAAAGGAAGTCACGGATTTGGTGAAAAACCTGTTAGTCTATCCCGAAAATATGGCGCGAAACCTCAACTGTTATGGTGGGGTTGTGTTTAGTCAGAAAGTGCTACTAGCCTTGATAGACAAAGGATTGAACCGCGAAGAAGCTTATGCGATCGTTCAACAAAATGCCCATGCGGCGTGGAACAAACCAGAAGGTAACTTCCATGACTTGATTAGTCAAGATGCCCGTGTGACTCAAAAGCTATCACCAGCAGAACTTGCCGTGTGTTTTGACCCTCAACAGCATCTCAAACATTTAGAGCAAATTTATCACCGTTTAGACATTTAA